A stretch of the Uranotaenia lowii strain MFRU-FL chromosome 3, ASM2978415v1, whole genome shotgun sequence genome encodes the following:
- the LOC129757944 gene encoding probable nucleoporin Nup54 isoform X1 has translation MFVKAFTLFSMLIEYKHIRKFNLRLISFQAGFGNFSFGAPQASTPAFGATQTVTSTAPSLFGGQAANTTTNTAFGGFGGATAPTAASTSAFSFGTNTAPVAAAAPAFGGFGTAATSTAGATGFGGFGATATTSAATGFGGFGTTATTSAPAFGGFGGFGTTTTSSAPSLFGQTNTNTNTGFGGFGTSFGAGAFGQQPANPGLAFGQTFQQQQQQQQQQPALTPEEAFAQSIFNVSIFGDERDTVIAKWNYLQAMLGTGKAFYSPTNPPVDITSSNYLCRFKTMGYTKLPGKENKAGLVGLTTNKSAGQVKDQQQQFVTSLGQIFGSKPNLAITVDSIKSLGENKCQIIIYVEEKSTTSNETKRVLATEVSNYLNQPTPKQQLSTLGVESVVALVLPEEDQLKEYLDNPPKGIDPRMWQQAKIDNPDPKRFIPVPMVGFQDLKWRIKCQEGETDIHISYLDKVEKEIAQLKQRHTNTTAKIMEHRRKFAELSHRILKIIVKQESTRKMGLSLSPEEEIIRSKLENMHALVSTPTQFKGKLSELLSQMRMQRNQWAHTGGVNEYTLDKESSEEMKNFLTMQQKAMSFLVETVNKDLKDLKIISDGMSRLIQS, from the exons ATGTTCGTTAAGGCGTttacactattttcaatgttaattgaATACAAACATATTCGGAAATTTAACTTAcgtttgataagttttcaag CTGGCTTCGGAAACTTTAGCTTCGGAGCACCACAGGCTTCGACGCCGGCTTTCGGTGCTACCCAGACGGTAACAAGTACCGCGCCTTCGCTGTTCGGTGGCCAAGCTGCCAATACCACAACCAACACGGCTTTCGGAGGATTTGGGGGAGCCACGGCTCCCACGGCCGCCAGTACTTCGGCGTTCTCTTTCGGAACTAATACTGCACCGGTAGCTGCGGCAGCGCCAGCTTTCGGAGGATTTGGAACGGCAGCCACCTCAACGGCAGGTGCGACTGGCTTCGGAGGATTTGGGGCGACTGCTACAACTTCAGCTGCAACCGGATTTGGAGGTTTTGGAACAACGGCGACTACTAGTg CTCCCGCCTTTGGCGGATTCGGAGGATTCGGAACAACCACAACCAGTTCGGCTCCGTCCCTATTTGGACAGACAAACACTAATACCAACACCGGTTTCGGAGGTTTTGGCACCTCGTTTGGAGCAGGAGCTTTTGGCCAACAACCGGCCAACCCGGGGCTAGCTTTTGGGCAAACGttccagcaacagcagcagcaacaacagcagcaacctGCCCTCACCCCGGAGGAAGCCTTCGCCCAGTCAATTTTCAATGTTTCGATCTTTGGAGATGAACGCGATACGGTTATCGCCAAATGGAACTACCTTCAGGCCATGTTGGGCACCGGTAAAGCCTTCTACTCGCCTACAAATCCTCCGGTGGATATCACATCTAGTAACTACCTTTGTCGGTTTAAAACCATGGGCTACACAAAGTTACCCGGGAAGGAAAATAAAGCTGGACTCGTTGGTCTCACCACGAACAAATCTGCCGGTCAAGTAAAGGATCAGCAGCAGCAATTCGTTACCAGCCTTGGTCAAATTTTCGGCAGTAAACCCAATTTGGCAATAACCGTCGATAGTATCAAATCCTTGGGAGAAAATAAGTGTCAAATCATAATTTATGTTGAGGAAAAGTCCACCACTTCCAACGAAACGAAACGTGTCCTAGCTACGGAAGTTTCCAACTATCTCAATCAACCGACCCCGAAACAACAGCTTTCCACCCTTGGTGTGGAATCAGTCGTCGCACTCGTTCTTCCCGAAGAAGATCAACTGAAAGAATATCTCGACAATCCACCAAAAGGAATCGACCCGCGGATGTGGCAACAAGCCAAAATCGATAACCCCGACCCTAAGCGATTCATACCGGTACCCATGGTAGGCTTCCAGGATCTCAAGTGGCGCATCAAGTGCCAGGAAGGTGAAACAGACATCCACATATCCTACCTGGACAAGGTCGAAAAGGAAATAGCTCAACTGAAACAGAGACACACAAATACCACTGCCAAAATTATGGAACATCGTCGCAAATTCGCCGAGCTAAGCCATCGAATCCTCAAAATCATTGTCAAACAGGAAAGCACCCGCAAAATGGGTCTGTCACTTTCGCCCGAGGAGGAAATCATTCGTAGCAAGTTGGAAAATATGCATGCCCTAGTGTCCACCCCAACGCAGTTCAAGGGCAAGCTGAGCGAGCTACTTTCGCAGATGCGCATGCAACGGAACCAGTGGGCCCATACCGGTGGGGTTAACGAGTACACGCTTGATAAAG